Within Thermus filiformis, the genomic segment AGCCCTGGCCGACCCTGGATATACCCCCTATCTGGCTCATCCGGCAGGACGTTTCCGTGGTGGGCCTGCCCTACGACAACCCCAGGGTTAAGAACGCCACCACCATTGAAGAGCTGGTGGGGCAGGACCTGGGCTTCCTCTACATCCGTAGGAAACTCCCAGGAGGCACCACCACCGACTGCGGACTCAACCGGGTTTGGTGCCCACCGGACACGGACCCCTTCCTCAACCTGCGGCTGGTGCGACAGGGCGAGGGATACGCCATCCAGTTCACCAAGCTGAGTGATCCGAAGCAGGTGATTGCGACCTTGCCCGCCCAGGTGAGCCTGAATGGGGACCAGAGCTTTATAGGCATCGAGGACGACCTCAACAGCCCGGAAGAGCCTACGCTCAAGATCAAGTGGCCCAAAATCACGATCGAGATCAAGATCGTGATCCGGTAGCCTCCTGAAAGCTACGTGCGCGCCCCTTTCTGCGAGCGGCGGAAAGGGGCGCTGCCCTATCCAAGCGCCCTCCTCGCCGCCCGGCCCATTCCCCAGGAGACCTTCGCCGGCCACACCCTCTTCCTGGACCGGCAGTGGCCGGTGCACCTCGAGGCCGCCCTTTTGCAGGGCACCTTCACCTGGTAATCCTAGGCTTCACAGGGGTCCCCAGCTTGGCGTAAGCCAAGCTGGGGTGGCATCAGCCCTCCAGGCCCTCCCGCCGGGGGGCTACCTCTTTGAGGAACCGGTCAAGATCGAGGCGTTTCTCCCTCACCGCCGCCAACACCTCCCCGACAAACAGGGGGTTCGTCCCGTCCAAAACCCCTGCGGCAATGAGCTGGAAGGCCGCCTCCACCATCTCCCCGTGCCGCTCCTTATCCAGGAGGCGGGCGTGGGCCATCTGGACCGCAAAGATCCAGCTGAGGAAGGGCTCGGGCCAGGCGGGGGCCGCCTGCACCTGCTTGAGGAGCGCGTCCCCCTCCTCCAGGGCCCCTGCCTGCAGGAGGAGGTAGGCCCTTAGGGCGGGAAGCGGGGGGAAGTCCCCCAGGGCCTCTTCCGCCTGCTTCAGGAGCTTTTCCAATGGGTTGCGCTTTTCCTCCCTTTCTCCCACCAGGACGTAGGCCAGGGCCAGGTCCGCCAGGGGGTGGTCCCACCGCTTGCGGAGCTCCCGGGCCTTCCGGGTGCCCCTTCCCCGGAGGCCCTCGGCCAGCCTGGCCTCCTCCTTGGGGTCCAAAGGGAAGAAGCGCCCCAGGGGAAGCAGGGGGCGGAGGAGGACCGGGCCTTCGGGTTCGGGGGGCTCGAGGCTCTGCAGGGCCAGGGTGAGGGCCAGGCGCATGGCTTTAGAAAGCCCCGGCCGCTCCAGGAGGGGCCGCAGCCCTTCCTTTTGCCCCTGGGCCAGGAAGCGGGCCATGGGGAAGACCAGGGGGATGGGGGCGTGGGGGAGCCAGGCCCAGAGCACCTCCCGCCAGCCCCAGTCCCCAAGCCCCTCCGGGGGCCCCTTGCCCTCCACCCAGAGGAACTCCGGGGGGAAGCTGGGGTAGGGCCCCGGGCCCAGCTCCTCGGGCGGCTCCTTCCGGCCCTGGGTGTAGGCGGCGTGGACCAGGGGAGGGTAGTCCTCCAGGTAGGGGTCTTTCCCGGCGAGCTCCAAGGCCCGCCCCTCCTCCCCCAGCATCAGGGCCAGCTCCACCAGCACCCGGCGTTCGGAGGCCCAGGAGGACCCCCTGGGGGGCTTCTGACGCAGGAGGTCCGCCACTTTCTCCCGAGCCTTATCGGGCCCCTCCAGGAGGACCCGGGCCTGGGCGCGGACCGCGCGGGCCAGGAGGTGGTCCGGCGCCCGTTCCAGCACCTCCTCCACGGCCTCCAGGGCCTTCCTGGGGTCCTCCCGGAGGAGGTGGTAGGCCAGGTTGGCTCCCACCTCTAGGAAGCCGGGGTAGCGCCGCCAGAGGTCCTGCCAGGCCTTCAGGTCCACCTTCCCCTCCTTTTCCTCCCGCCAGACCAGCCGCTCCGCGGCCTTGAGGGCCTCCAGGGGCTGGTCCGCGTGGCGCTTCAGGGCCAGCTTCGCCTTCCGCAAAAGCCCCTTGGGGGCCCGTAAACCCCGGGCCTCCCCCCATTGGGCCAGGTCCAGGAGGTGGGCCAGGAGGCCCTCCGCCGCGTAGATCCTCAGGAGGATGGTGAAGAACTCCTTCACGTCCTCCAGGGCCGGCATCCGGCGCACCGCCCGGTCCAGGATCTCCAGCCCCTCCCAAGCCTCTTCCACGGACCACCAGGCGAGGCCGTACAAAGCGGCCACCACGGGGTGGTGGGGGTACTTGCGGTAGAGGGGCTGCAGGAGCATCAGGGCCAACCCCGGGTCCTCGTCCAGGAGGCCCAGGGCCTCCTCGAGGCGGTCCAGGTCCTTCTCGCGGAGCATGGGAAGATTGTACGGCGCGGCCACCCGTGACCTTCCCCTGACAGAAGGGCCTTAGGGTGAGGGTATGCGCATCCTGGTGACCAACGACGACGGGATCTTCAGCCCCGGCCTTTGGGCCCTGGCCGAGGCGGCGGGCCGTTTCGGAGAGGTCTTCGTGGTGGCCCCGGAGACGGAGCAGAGCGCCACAGGCCACGCCATCACCATCGCCCACCCCGTGCGGGCCTACCCCCACCCCTCCCCCTTCCACACCCCCCACGTCCCCGCCTACCGGGTCCGGGGGACCCCGGCCGACTGCGTGGCCCTGGGCCTCCACCTCTTCGGGCCGGTGGACCTGGTCCTTTCGGGGGTGAACCTGGGGAGCAACCTGGGCCACGAGATCTGGCACTCGGGAACGGTGGCCGCCGCCAAACAGGGGCGGCTTTTCGGCCTTTCCGCTGCCGCCTTCAGCACCCCCATGAACGGGGAGAACCCGGATTTTGACCGGCTCAGGCCCTGGATCGTCCGCACCCTGGAGACCCTTCTGCGGCTGGAAAGGCCCTTCCTGGTCAACGTCAACCTGCCCCACCGGCCCAAGGGTCTCCTCTGGACCCGGCAGTCCGTGCGCACCTACGAGGGGGTGGTGCTCCCGGGGGAGGACCCCATGGGCCGCCCCCTTTACTGGTTCGCCGCCCGTCCCCAAAAGGGGGCGGAGGAGGGGACGGACCGCTGGGCGGTGGGGCAGGGCTTCGTCTCCGCCACCCCTTTGCGGCTGGACCTGACGGACGAGGCCAGGCTCCAGCCCGCCCTGGCCCAGGACTGAGCCCCACCCTCGGGGGGGCTGTCAGGGAAAGGTCAGGCGCCCCGCCTTGACCCCAACCCCAACCCGTGGTAGCCTTACCCGCAGGACGCCCAAGACTCAGGGTGTCCTGGCCGCGATGCCAGGCCGACAGGCCTGGACGCCTCTAGGCGGCGGGGGAAGTCCGGTGAGAGTCCGGCGCTGTCCCGCAACGGTAACCGGCCCGTGGCCGGAAGCCCGAGTACCCGCTTCGCGGCCCTGCCCCGTAGCCCTCGAGGCAAGGGTGAAGGTGGTGATGCCCGTGGGACCCTAGACCCTTCCCCCAAAACCCCCTGGCCCGAAAGGGCCTCCTAGCCGGCTTTAGGCCCGAGGTAGACCCCGTCTTTGGGGAAAGGAGGTCGTTCGTGCGCGAGACCCGGATGGTCTACCCGGTCTTCCCGGGCACGACCAACCACTACGGAACGCTTTTCGGCGGCACCGCCATGGCCTGGATGGACCAGGCGGCCTTCGTGGCCGCCACCCGGTACGCCCGGCGCAAGGTGGTCACCGTCCACTCGGACGCCATAGACTTCCGCCGCCCCGTCCCCCTAGGGGCCATCGTGGAGCTCCTGGCCCGGGTGGTGGAGGTGGGGCGCACCTCCGTGCGGGTGGAGGTGGAGATGTGGGTGGAACCGGTGCGGGAGGGGGCCGAGCCCTACCTGGCCGCCCGGGGCGGCTTCGTCCTAGTGGCGGTGGACGAGGAGGGAAGGCCCGTGCCCCTAAGGGGGAATC encodes:
- a CDS encoding tetratricopeptide repeat protein, with protein sequence MLREKDLDRLEEALGLLDEDPGLALMLLQPLYRKYPHHPVVAALYGLAWWSVEEAWEGLEILDRAVRRMPALEDVKEFFTILLRIYAAEGLLAHLLDLAQWGEARGLRAPKGLLRKAKLALKRHADQPLEALKAAERLVWREEKEGKVDLKAWQDLWRRYPGFLEVGANLAYHLLREDPRKALEAVEEVLERAPDHLLARAVRAQARVLLEGPDKAREKVADLLRQKPPRGSSWASERRVLVELALMLGEEGRALELAGKDPYLEDYPPLVHAAYTQGRKEPPEELGPGPYPSFPPEFLWVEGKGPPEGLGDWGWREVLWAWLPHAPIPLVFPMARFLAQGQKEGLRPLLERPGLSKAMRLALTLALQSLEPPEPEGPVLLRPLLPLGRFFPLDPKEEARLAEGLRGRGTRKARELRKRWDHPLADLALAYVLVGEREEKRNPLEKLLKQAEEALGDFPPLPALRAYLLLQAGALEEGDALLKQVQAAPAWPEPFLSWIFAVQMAHARLLDKERHGEMVEAAFQLIAAGVLDGTNPLFVGEVLAAVREKRLDLDRFLKEVAPRREGLEG
- the surE gene encoding 5'/3'-nucleotidase SurE; this encodes MRILVTNDDGIFSPGLWALAEAAGRFGEVFVVAPETEQSATGHAITIAHPVRAYPHPSPFHTPHVPAYRVRGTPADCVALGLHLFGPVDLVLSGVNLGSNLGHEIWHSGTVAAAKQGRLFGLSAAAFSTPMNGENPDFDRLRPWIVRTLETLLRLERPFLVNVNLPHRPKGLLWTRQSVRTYEGVVLPGEDPMGRPLYWFAARPQKGAEEGTDRWAVGQGFVSATPLRLDLTDEARLQPALAQD
- a CDS encoding acyl-CoA thioesterase gives rise to the protein MVYPVFPGTTNHYGTLFGGTAMAWMDQAAFVAATRYARRKVVTVHSDAIDFRRPVPLGAIVELLARVVEVGRTSVRVEVEMWVEPVREGAEPYLAARGGFVLVAVDEEGRPVPLRGNQP